The genomic interval ATGCATGAGCAATCGCTGATTGCCAATCTGAACATCTCCCAAATCTGTCAAGAAAATGTGAAATGGAAGCACTTAGACCACTTATTCTCCAAGTGCTCTGGTAAAGCAGCGTAGAATGGTGATGGTTTTTGAACAGTCTCAAAAAAATCTACAAAAAATAGATTTCTTTCTACTTGACAAAAATCATTATGACTTTAGATTGTAATTATAAATGCGATAGCGTTTTTGTAAATTATTTCATTATAGGAGGATATGATGAGAGTAGCAGTGTTGATTATAGTAATGTTAGTTGCTTGTTTTGGTTTGGCGGCTCAGGTATTGAACGATTACCGCTCTGTAGTTAGCGGAAATTGGGATGCTCTGACCACCTGGGAATATTGGAATGGATCGGCTTGGGTACCACCGTCGGTGCGTCCGACAAATAGTTCAAACATCATCACCATCCGAAACGGACATACCGTTATAGCCACGACGAATGTATCGATCGATCAGGCGGTTGTGGTAGTCGGAGCCACTTTGAGAGTCAATTCCGGAACTCTGACCGCTTTTAACGGTCCCCTTACACCAGACGTTGAAGTCTTTGGAACTTTGACGCTCGCATCCACAGGCGCAGTGACCGGAAGCGCCACCACTCTATGGATTCACGGCAATTGCGATTATGAGCGCAATGGCGGAAACATTCCATTGGCATCCTAGCGTCCATATTCCACCTTGAATCTCCTGGGCTTGACAAACACCCTTCCAGGAAACAGAAACCAGACCTTATTTAATATGACCTGGAATTGTCCGAGTCAAACCGCGCAATTGAACACGCTCAGCGCCAATTTCCGCGCCTTCACCGGTTTGCTGAAAGTAGTCAGCACCGGCACCGGCGCCTGGGTCTGGAGCAATGTTACCAATAGCACCAAAAACATCTATGCCTATGAGCAAACCGGCGGAACAGTAGACATGAATAGCGGCACTGCCTCGATCACTGCCGATCTTCACAATTCATTCGTCATGAGCGGTGGAACCTTGACGGAGACCGGCACGGCAACCGGCTGCGCCTGGGTCTTCCAAGGTGCCGGTATCGTCTTCAATAAAACCGGCGGCACTATCTCGAACCAGATATCCTATACAGTAAAAAATGCCGCCAGCTTGGAGATATTAAATCAACCCCTCACCGGTACCGGGTCATTCACCCTCAGCTATGGCGGCAGCCTCTATATCCACGATCCCAATGGCATCACCCAAAGCGCCAATGCCGGTGCGGTCCGCGTGACAGGAACCCGCACCTACAATAGTGGTGCCAGTTATTTCTACGTGGGATCTGTTCCGCAAACAACCGGGGACGGCATGCCGGCGACGGTGTATGATTTGACTGTCGACAACCCTGCGGGCGTCTTGCTTAGCAATCCTGCGAACGTGACCAATATATTCTCCTTGTTGAGCGGTTTTTACACCGGGACGATCTCTCCGGACGGATATTACTCACCGAATGTCCAGTGTATCCGGATCGAGCCCTCCGGGGAACAAATCACCGGCTTGGCAGCTTCGGTTTCATATCCCACCTTGTTTCCACAAAGGATCAATAAAAGCTGGAATCTCAGCGGAACCTACAACGGCTACAAATCGATCACCTTCTATTGGTCTGACGTTGAGGATGTGAACACAGATTGGGTAGGGCAAGGATGGGTGCCGGCGGCGTATCAGGGCATCCAGGAACACATGGGGTTTTACGACGTGAGTGTCAGTCCGCGCTGGTTGACTGTCTATGTGGAAGATTCGATCAGTAAAGCAATCTGGACGATCGGCAGAGAAGACAATGAAACCCTGCCCGTGGTGCTGAGTTCTTTCACGGCAACCCTAAACCCGCAAAACAACGTCATCCTGCGGTGGGTCACCCAGTCCGAGACGAGCCTGAGTGGCTTTTTCATCATGCGCAGCGCCTCAAGTGCGCTCAGCGAAGCTTCCGCCGTCAGCACAATGATTGGTGCGACAAATAGTCCGGCAGGTGCCTCATACTCCTTTGAAGACAGGGAAACTGAGCCCGGTTTGTGGTATTACTGGCTGCAAAGCATTGAACTAAACGGCACGAACGAATACTATGGCCCGATCTCACAAACGATCCATACGCCAGATAACAACGAAATCCCGGAGATTCCCGTGCTCACGGGTATTCAAAGGATTTTCCCCAATCCCTTCAATCCTTTGACAACAGTCTTATACAGTCTGGGAAAACCCTCCACTGCGCAATTTTCAATCTTCAACGCCCGTGGTCAATTGATCAGAAAGATCGATACCGAATTCCGCGGGGTCGGAAACTATTCCGTTTCATGGGATGGGAAAGATATGTCTGGAAAGACCTGCCCTACAGGCATCTACCTGATCCGCATGCAAGCAGGAACGGCTATCTCCACTGCCAAGGCAGTGCTTCAGAAGTAGCTATATCGTAACGACAGTCGCCTCGAGTGATGAACAGTGGAAACACTCGAGGCGACTGAGATTACGATAAAAACCGTATTACAACATCACCACTTTGCGCGTGTGGCGGTGTTTTCCGGATTCGAAGATCAGCAGATAAACTCCTGACGGAAGGCGTTTGTCTTTCATATCAGTGCCGTTCCAGGCAATATCAAACAATCCGCTCTTGACCCCTCGCTCTTGATAGACGCATTCTCCCCTCAGGTTATAGATTCTGAGCCGGTAGCCTTGATTGGATTCTTTCACCCCAAGAGCGATCGTGATCGAAGCGCTGAAGGGGTTGGGATAGACGCTCTGGATTCCGGTGAATGCGGGAGTCTGTTCATCATCGGGATTGGAGGACACGATCTGATAAATTGCCATCGCGATGTAGCTGGGCGCCCAATCGCTAAGATATGCACGGGCTTTAATGGTGGTGGTCACATTCACATAGACGGGTTCGGAATATAGATTTGAGGTATCGGTGGGATCGCTCCCGTCTGTGGTATAGCGAATCTGTGCACCGGCAGTGCCACTGGTGATTGTCACATTTTGCGGGGCGTTATATGTTCCGCCGGGAGGGCTGAACAAAGGCATGGCAACGGTTCCGGTGATGGTATAAAGTGCCGTGGCGGTGGTGCTTGGAATCCATCCCGCTGCAAATCCTTTGGCTTTGATGATGACGGTCGATGCCACAATGATTGGACTGTTGTAAATAGTGGATGTTTCCGTGGGCTCGGTGCCGTCGTATGTAAGATGTATCAAGGCTCCGGGGGTTGCACAGGTTAATACCACATTCTGAGGTGATGTATAGGTCCCCGCGGGAGGATTGAAGACCGGCATCGCCACAGTTCCGGTGATCGTGTAAAGTACCGTGGCGGTGGTGCTTGGAATCCATCCCGCTAAAAATCCCTTGGCTTTGATGGTGGTGGTGGTTGCCACCGCAATCGGATTCATATAGGCCGTGGATGTCGTCGTAGGCTCAGTCCCGTTGGTAGTAAAACGTATCACGGCTCCGGGGGTTGCACAGGTCAATACCACATTCAGAGGAAAATTATATGTTCCCCCGGGATGGCTGAAGACCGGCGTAGCCACAGTTCCGGTGATCGTGTAAACTGCTGTGGCGATGTTGCTGGGCATCAGATCAACGTGATAGCCTTTGGCTTTGATGGTGGTCGTCGATCCCACAAAAATTGGGTTTGTGTAGAGCGCGGATGTTTCCGTAGGTTCTGATCCATTGGTTGTATATCGGATTTGGGCACCGGGAGTAATGCATGCGATAGACACATTTTGAGCGGTTTGATAGGTTCCCGCGGGGGGATTGAATGAGGGCATTGCCACAATTTGATTTGGCACTCCCTGCGCAAAGACGATCTGCAATTCCATAAACATGACTTGGCCACCTGTTGCAGTCGGGTGATAGGGTGGGGAGATGGAATTCGCACCCCAAGTGAAGTCATTATAGAACATGATCCCGATCTTCCCGACCGGATTGTTTCCCTGCATTCCGGTATATATAACTTTGTCCGCTGGATAGACCCACATCGGTTTGATTCCGGCAAGCTGCGGGGTTTCCACGTTGTTGAGCACGATGGGGTCAAACCAGGTGACTCCATTATTCGGAGACACGGAGATATAGATTTCAGGAGTGTTTGAAAAGGCGGAAAAGTTGGTGTCGGCAAAATGGTTAAACATCCGCGCCCGCTGCGAATTCTGCCACACGCATACCATCATCCCTTGCGCGTTTGGCTCGGACATTTTGATGTTGT from Candidatus Cloacimonadaceae bacterium carries:
- a CDS encoding FlgD immunoglobulin-like domain containing protein — its product is MTWNCPSQTAQLNTLSANFRAFTGLLKVVSTGTGAWVWSNVTNSTKNIYAYEQTGGTVDMNSGTASITADLHNSFVMSGGTLTETGTATGCAWVFQGAGIVFNKTGGTISNQISYTVKNAASLEILNQPLTGTGSFTLSYGGSLYIHDPNGITQSANAGAVRVTGTRTYNSGASYFYVGSVPQTTGDGMPATVYDLTVDNPAGVLLSNPANVTNIFSLLSGFYTGTISPDGYYSPNVQCIRIEPSGEQITGLAASVSYPTLFPQRINKSWNLSGTYNGYKSITFYWSDVEDVNTDWVGQGWVPAAYQGIQEHMGFYDVSVSPRWLTVYVEDSISKAIWTIGREDNETLPVVLSSFTATLNPQNNVILRWVTQSETSLSGFFIMRSASSALSEASAVSTMIGATNSPAGASYSFEDRETEPGLWYYWLQSIELNGTNEYYGPISQTIHTPDNNEIPEIPVLTGIQRIFPNPFNPLTTVLYSLGKPSTAQFSIFNARGQLIRKIDTEFRGVGNYSVSWDGKDMSGKTCPTGIYLIRMQAGTAISTAKAVLQK
- a CDS encoding chitobiase/beta-hexosaminidase C-terminal domain-containing protein, which encodes MKTTLLLLSLSLFVVLAFAEPMIPGNVYKAVETPQGYRVPQTRNVPEYVFSRLPTSLITSYYDYMIGSYNGLPIRTIPQSEGGGYFLTYTGRRQATSTRRTFYANLDAQGNVINNNEITSMQNHEGFSTLAVDPVSGKPMYAWHANADADAPFEVQFTSDAFISGIAGLFNDIQIIINNPVSITAPGGTTTTNNEFIWPTAVIGPSPIANKRRVYVAARNFTSNTSAPCENLYIAYADFNGNDIEDGVALTWSHTSIPEMNNWNVDLVNWRRPFHAIAVDNAGNLFYAGYHSAQSAGGANLNEADMDVFKCTNYGQGTWSRVSSFSNLPSWNPPASPGGTTGFFTNANGIPYADNQLSWKIVNSSHLNAVVDNIGRVHVPAIWGLTTSDGTYYPAMQFVKEFVYDPALQQYEVREIWPKNDIANQHSQYYQPWDVEAPWGVVDEYLQSGGNYSPAMVNDWPFPHWDASAHTDDMMFHYNNIKMSEPNAQGMMVCVWQNSQRARMFNHFADTNFSAFSNTPEIYISVSPNNGVTWFDPIVLNNVETPQLAGIKPMWVYPADKVIYTGMQGNNPVGKIGIMFYNDFTWGANSISPPYHPTATGGQVMFMELQIVFAQGVPNQIVAMPSFNPPAGTYQTAQNVSIACITPGAQIRYTTNGSEPTETSALYTNPIFVGSTTTIKAKGYHVDLMPSNIATAVYTITGTVATPVFSHPGGTYNFPLNVVLTCATPGAVIRFTTNGTEPTTTSTAYMNPIAVATTTTIKAKGFLAGWIPSTTATVLYTITGTVAMPVFNPPAGTYTSPQNVVLTCATPGALIHLTYDGTEPTETSTIYNSPIIVASTVIIKAKGFAAGWIPSTTATALYTITGTVAMPLFSPPGGTYNAPQNVTITSGTAGAQIRYTTDGSDPTDTSNLYSEPVYVNVTTTIKARAYLSDWAPSYIAMAIYQIVSSNPDDEQTPAFTGIQSVYPNPFSASITIALGVKESNQGYRLRIYNLRGECVYQERGVKSGLFDIAWNGTDMKDKRLPSGVYLLIFESGKHRHTRKVVML